One genomic segment of Pseudoalteromonas sp. GCY includes these proteins:
- the waaA gene encoding lipid IV(A) 3-deoxy-D-manno-octulosonic acid transferase, with translation MARRLYSLLLLVLAPILLSYLYFIRGRKSPDYRTHFTERFGFSLNKLPPHAVVIHCASVGEVLAATPLIKSVLTEQAAAPIIVTCNTPTGREEITKAFHNNVQVHVCYLPIDFAFAVRKFFTTLKPKFLIVMETELWPNLFHYAKQNQCKTLVVNARLSEKSYQGYKKHAWLTKGLISNIDLLAAHNEEDGNRFIKLGLVQSKLHITGSIKFDISVTEEEIAKARQFRIGYPERLIWLAGSTHPKEHEQIIAAHQRVLKQVSNALLIIAPRHPEQFQAVADYLNEQEIAFTRKSSNGINAEASVLLADTLGELKWLFGSADIAYIGGSLIERGGHNPLEAAAHGVPILTGPHTYNFAHIYPQLLAQQGAIIVDNADKLAAQIVTLFEDKSLRTQIGANAQSVLVENTGAIAKTMKLINKSLE, from the coding sequence ATGGCGCGCCGACTATATTCCTTATTGTTGCTAGTATTAGCACCTATTTTATTGAGTTATCTGTATTTTATTCGAGGTAGGAAAAGCCCTGACTATCGAACTCACTTTACAGAGCGCTTCGGCTTTAGCCTAAACAAGCTGCCACCACATGCTGTTGTGATCCATTGCGCCTCCGTTGGGGAAGTGCTTGCAGCCACCCCCCTCATAAAATCAGTACTTACAGAACAAGCTGCGGCTCCAATCATTGTCACTTGTAACACCCCGACAGGTAGAGAAGAGATAACAAAAGCTTTTCACAACAATGTTCAGGTACATGTCTGTTATTTACCCATAGATTTTGCTTTTGCGGTCAGAAAATTCTTCACTACCTTGAAGCCTAAATTCCTTATTGTGATGGAAACTGAGCTATGGCCTAATCTTTTTCATTACGCCAAACAAAACCAATGTAAAACTTTGGTAGTCAATGCCCGACTCTCTGAAAAATCATACCAAGGTTATAAAAAGCATGCTTGGTTAACGAAAGGCCTGATCAGCAACATAGACCTACTTGCAGCCCATAATGAAGAAGACGGCAATCGCTTCATCAAGCTTGGGCTCGTTCAATCTAAGCTTCACATTACCGGTTCAATCAAGTTTGATATCTCTGTCACTGAAGAAGAAATTGCAAAGGCAAGACAATTCCGAATAGGTTACCCCGAGCGGTTAATTTGGCTTGCAGGATCTACGCATCCTAAGGAGCATGAGCAAATCATTGCTGCACATCAGCGAGTATTAAAGCAAGTAAGTAATGCGTTACTCATTATCGCGCCTCGCCATCCCGAGCAGTTTCAAGCGGTTGCTGACTACCTCAATGAACAAGAGATCGCTTTTACCAGAAAGAGTAGTAACGGTATAAACGCAGAAGCTTCGGTCTTGTTAGCGGATACTTTAGGGGAATTAAAGTGGCTATTTGGCAGTGCCGATATCGCCTATATTGGTGGTAGCTTGATTGAACGCGGCGGTCATAACCCACTAGAAGCGGCGGCTCATGGTGTACCAATTTTAACCGGCCCACATACCTATAATTTTGCGCATATATACCCTCAACTATTAGCGCAACAAGGTGCCATCATCGTCGATAATGCGGACAAGCTTGCCGCTCAAATTGTTACGCTATTTGAAGATAAATCGCTTCGAACGCAAATCGGTGCTAACGCTCAATCGGTACTAGTTGAAAATACCGGAGCTATTGCTAAAACCATGAAACTAATCAATAAGAGCTTGGAATAA
- a CDS encoding DUF1415 domain-containing protein: MNTVISTMQNWVSQVIVKYNFCPFARQEVENNSIHYFVSQAISHDDAVMDMLEQCSELNHESERETTLVIFDKGFSNFDDFLDLVDLANALLVAQGFEGTYQIATFHPDYVFADSDEHDAANYTNRAPYPTLHLIREESMAQALEDYNDPEQIPENNIRLARRKGEAFWQHLLQQCHKLK; this comes from the coding sequence ATGAATACAGTCATCTCTACAATGCAAAACTGGGTTAGCCAAGTCATTGTGAAATACAACTTTTGCCCGTTTGCTCGACAGGAAGTTGAAAATAACAGTATCCATTATTTCGTGTCTCAAGCAATAAGCCACGACGATGCCGTGATGGATATGTTGGAGCAGTGCTCAGAGTTAAACCATGAGTCAGAGCGAGAAACAACACTAGTTATATTTGATAAGGGTTTTAGCAATTTTGACGACTTTTTGGATCTCGTCGACCTAGCAAACGCTTTATTAGTAGCGCAAGGGTTTGAAGGCACTTATCAAATTGCTACTTTTCACCCAGATTATGTTTTCGCTGATAGTGATGAGCATGACGCAGCAAACTACACTAACCGCGCGCCCTACCCAACGCTCCACTTGATCCGCGAAGAAAGTATGGCTCAAGCGTTAGAAGACTATAACGATCCTGAACAGATCCCAGAAAATAATATTCGCCTCGCAAGACGTAAAGGGGAAGCGTTTTGGCAGCATTTGCTTCAGCAGTGCCACAAGCTTAAATAG
- a CDS encoding YdbL family protein — translation MKLKAISTLIIGLSMSFAAFAISIDDAKSQGLVGETTSGYLGVVKNGQGVQQLVDEVNEKRKEKYQQLAKKNGITLEQVEALAAKKAYNKTHSGHYIQVNGSWVKK, via the coding sequence ATGAAGCTAAAAGCAATCTCTACCCTAATTATTGGGCTCAGTATGAGTTTCGCCGCATTCGCAATTTCCATTGACGATGCTAAATCACAGGGTTTAGTTGGCGAAACTACATCGGGCTATCTTGGTGTGGTTAAAAATGGCCAAGGTGTACAGCAGCTAGTTGATGAAGTGAATGAAAAGCGCAAAGAAAAATACCAGCAATTAGCGAAAAAGAACGGTATTACCCTTGAGCAAGTGGAAGCCTTAGCTGCTAAAAAAGCGTATAACAAAACGCATTCAGGCCATTATATTCAAGTCAATGGCAGCTGGGTGAAAAAGTAA
- a CDS encoding YnbE family lipoprotein — MKWMLVISALLVLSACTHKVQVETKEPITINLNVKVDHEIRVKVDKELDNLFSEDSELF, encoded by the coding sequence ATGAAATGGATGCTAGTGATATCAGCTTTATTGGTATTGAGCGCTTGTACTCATAAGGTGCAAGTAGAAACCAAAGAGCCTATTACGATTAACTTAAATGTAAAAGTAGATCATGAGATCCGCGTGAAGGTGGATAAAGAACTCGACAATTTATTCAGCGAAGACAGCGAGCTATTCTAA
- a CDS encoding intermembrane phospholipid transport protein YdbH family protein, which yields MKKWLWSLVLILSVLVGVYLARVPLSLWAIKHFIPVNELQVSCLDWRLSGFNRIHITKACVRTDAFNAQLYDAQLSMQQVNIEKADMQLLPPKKSDATKPQRLALPLDITRPQVRIAELSISGEPLPKPLVVSISESELNQFVVAGDIAAEVTLQPERIAANIDLSGEYLSALLPPQIQALSGTSQLEFDGLAMDTELELETLVALEQAECKGTVAYIGAVSGRYDLATQQGKIALAEPISAKSTLDCLTFEYSKLLPTTWQLRIPSEITISADSIATDLLEVTGKDKPLQLEVNELAVDLTEPFVNGDIRLELSDDKWGAHTLAGALSARPNFVNMSGEITSDLQKLTLQDVIAENLELNSRFKILGDPTELITVEAQPSIFSTQLSTSGLVIDNPSLTLDLHAQLDVPKLKSGHLLHRVLPEGMSFAITLDSKLQNLSVENVTAKQSALSGRVVLEPTHDFDINLTLTSAQIQQQSYKLNEFAQTLHWQGSVATGEIFSTLSGNTKVAEVNLADLSMKNVSIDSKGQQSRGLMASHVINIDGVKALLEHQYSSLKHPAQLHVPTQQLTQLQPYIDALLPNLKITHGNFYAVLEGDLSTRIFTLDGGIQNGSALFNERLIQNATIDVFGLLSSANIQLKPTTLSVEELRAGVIVQAITGQLLSEAGVAKLKDINAQVFAGNVGIDEVSLVSTPQVVQVSLDKLSLDLIAASGHDAGVELKGLISGILPVQLSSSGVRIDSGQIHSVGEGLLKVENNASINALKEQQPSLQTVIGVLDELTIEQLSSGVNLSEDGWLDLDVKITGINKRQQQPVNFNYTHSENVFTLLRALRLSDEITREVENALNKEER from the coding sequence ATGAAAAAATGGCTTTGGAGCTTAGTGTTGATACTCAGTGTTTTAGTGGGTGTTTACCTTGCCAGAGTTCCTTTGTCGCTCTGGGCCATTAAACATTTTATACCCGTTAATGAACTTCAGGTCAGTTGTCTTGACTGGCGCTTGTCGGGCTTCAATCGTATCCATATTACAAAAGCATGTGTGCGAACAGATGCGTTTAATGCCCAGCTTTATGATGCGCAACTAAGCATGCAACAAGTCAATATTGAAAAAGCGGACATGCAACTTCTTCCGCCCAAAAAGTCAGATGCAACTAAGCCACAGCGCCTTGCATTGCCACTCGACATCACCAGACCCCAAGTGCGTATTGCCGAGCTTTCCATATCTGGCGAGCCATTACCAAAACCTCTAGTTGTGTCGATTTCGGAATCCGAGCTGAATCAATTTGTAGTAGCAGGTGACATCGCTGCAGAAGTCACGTTGCAGCCAGAGCGTATTGCTGCAAATATTGACCTTAGTGGCGAGTACCTCAGCGCTTTGTTACCTCCTCAGATCCAAGCCCTTTCAGGAACTAGCCAACTTGAATTCGATGGTCTAGCTATGGACACAGAGCTAGAACTTGAAACTTTAGTGGCGCTTGAACAGGCTGAGTGTAAAGGTACCGTTGCGTATATAGGCGCTGTGTCAGGGCGGTATGATTTAGCCACGCAGCAGGGGAAGATAGCACTTGCCGAGCCGATTTCAGCGAAATCAACGCTTGATTGTCTTACTTTTGAATATAGCAAACTGTTACCGACCACTTGGCAGCTTCGTATACCGAGTGAAATTACTATTTCTGCGGATTCAATCGCGACAGATTTACTTGAAGTGACAGGTAAAGATAAACCGTTACAGCTTGAAGTTAACGAGTTGGCAGTCGACTTAACTGAGCCTTTCGTCAATGGTGATATTCGCCTTGAACTTTCCGATGATAAGTGGGGCGCGCATACACTGGCTGGAGCGCTTAGTGCGCGGCCAAATTTTGTTAATATGAGCGGGGAAATCACAAGTGACCTTCAAAAGCTTACACTGCAAGATGTTATTGCTGAGAATCTCGAGCTCAATAGCCGCTTCAAAATATTGGGTGATCCAACCGAGCTAATTACAGTTGAGGCTCAGCCGAGCATATTCTCAACCCAGTTGTCGACATCAGGCTTAGTGATTGATAATCCATCTTTGACGCTTGATTTACATGCGCAGCTAGATGTGCCAAAACTCAAAAGTGGACATCTACTACACAGAGTCTTACCTGAAGGAATGAGTTTTGCGATAACGCTTGATTCAAAACTGCAAAACCTGAGTGTTGAGAATGTAACAGCAAAACAGAGTGCATTGAGCGGGCGAGTTGTGCTTGAGCCTACACATGATTTTGATATCAACCTCACCTTAACCAGTGCACAGATACAACAGCAGAGTTATAAACTGAATGAGTTTGCGCAGACACTGCACTGGCAAGGCTCAGTCGCGACCGGAGAAATCTTTTCAACCTTGTCGGGCAATACTAAGGTAGCAGAAGTTAACTTAGCTGATCTCAGTATGAAAAACGTGAGCATTGACAGCAAAGGGCAGCAAAGCCGCGGATTGATGGCGTCACATGTGATTAATATTGATGGTGTAAAGGCGTTGCTTGAGCATCAATATTCAAGCTTAAAACATCCAGCACAATTACATGTGCCCACACAGCAGCTCACTCAACTTCAGCCATATATTGACGCGCTTTTACCGAACTTAAAAATTACCCATGGTAACTTCTATGCAGTACTCGAAGGGGATTTATCCACGCGCATATTTACCTTAGATGGGGGCATTCAAAACGGCTCTGCGTTATTTAATGAACGGCTTATTCAAAATGCAACGATTGATGTCTTTGGTCTATTAAGTTCAGCTAATATTCAACTCAAGCCAACCACACTGAGTGTTGAAGAGTTGAGAGCTGGTGTTATCGTTCAAGCAATAACAGGCCAACTACTCAGCGAAGCAGGCGTGGCTAAACTGAAAGATATTAACGCACAGGTTTTTGCCGGTAACGTGGGGATTGATGAAGTTAGTTTGGTCTCAACGCCGCAGGTCGTTCAGGTATCGCTAGATAAACTGAGTTTGGACCTTATTGCCGCCTCTGGGCATGATGCAGGCGTTGAGCTGAAAGGGCTAATCTCAGGGATATTACCAGTGCAACTCTCTTCATCGGGTGTGCGAATTGACTCTGGTCAAATACACAGTGTTGGTGAAGGACTGTTAAAGGTTGAAAACAATGCATCAATTAATGCGCTAAAAGAGCAGCAACCTAGCTTACAAACGGTGATCGGTGTACTTGACGAGTTGACCATTGAGCAATTGAGTAGTGGCGTAAATTTAAGTGAAGACGGCTGGTTGGACTTAGATGTTAAAATTACAGGAATTAACAAACGCCAACAACAACCAGTAAACTTTAACTATACACACTCAGAAAATGTGTTTACCTTATTACGAGCCCTACGCTTGAGCGACGAGATTACGCGCGAAGTGGAAAATGCGTTAAATAAAGAGGAGCGTTAG
- the purL gene encoding phosphoribosylformylglycinamidine synthase, which translates to MLILRGAPALSDFKVQKILKTCAAAQLPVTNVYAEYMHFADLTAELSEAELTKLNSLLKYGPTITEHTPEGKLILVTPRIGTISPWASKATDIANNCGLTQVHRVERGIAYYVEGELTQAQFEEVAQLLHDRMTESVHAELDDAAKLFRTETPRPMSSVDILGGGREALAVANVEQGFALADDEIDYLVESFEKLGRNPNDIELFMFAQANSEHCRHKIFNADWTIDGVEQPKSLFKMIKNTYETNSDNVLSAYKDNAAVMVGSKAGRFFPNTDGEYAYHEEDIHILMKVETHNHPTAIAPFSGASTGSGGEIRDEGATGRGSKPKAGLVGFTVSNLRIPGFEQPWETNFGKPGRIVNALDIMLDGPLGGAAFNNEFGRPNLLGYFRTYEEKVESHNGAEVRGYHKPIMIAGGLGNIREDHVQKGSIPVGAKLIALGGPAMNIGLGGGAASSMASGQSNEDLDFASVQRENPEMERRCQEVIDKCWQLGDDNPIAFIHDVGAGGLSNAFPELVDDGGRGGKFQLRNIPNDEPGMAPHEIWCNESQERYVLAVAAEDFARFEAICKRERAQYAVIGEATEERHLTVADSHFDNNPVDLPLDVLLGKPPKMHRDVESKRVVGTALDTAGIELEDAAKRLLRLPTIAEKTFLITIGDRTVTGLVARDQMVGPWQVPVANCAVTAATYDTYHGEAMSMGERTPAALLNYGASARLAVAEALTNIAGANIGSLNNIKLSANWMAAAGHPGEDAGLYEAVKAVGEELCPALGLTIPVGKDSMSMKTQWDENGEEKSVTAPLSLIITAFGRVEDIRKTVTPELRTDKGETSLFLLDLGAGQNRLGASSLAQVYKQLGDKTPDVDSPELLKGFYNAVQALVESGKLIAYHDRSDGGLFTTAAEMAFAGHTGVSIELDALQGTDLEVLFNEELGAVLQVRNDDIAAVEAVFAEHGIADIAHRIGTLNGEDKVIFTRGGQAVLENTRTELRTIWAETTYQMQALRDNPDCAKQEFDAKFDDKDPGLNVKLSFDLNEDIAAPYIAKGVKPQVAILREQGVNSHIEMAAAFNRAGFAAIDVHMSDILEGRLTLEQFKGLVACGGFSYGDVLGAGEGWAKSILFHDSAREQFQGFFQRQDTFSLGVCNGCQMLSTLKELIPGTENWPRFVTNKSERFEARFSLVEVQQSPSIFFDGMAGSRMPIAVSHGEGHAEFASEAAVQTALNSGSVAVKFVDNYGNPTTQYPANPNGSPAGITGMTSTDGRATVMMPHPERVFRAVANSWHPDEWQEDSPWMRMFRNARKLVG; encoded by the coding sequence ATGTTAATCCTACGTGGTGCACCTGCACTTTCAGATTTCAAAGTCCAAAAGATCCTTAAAACCTGCGCTGCAGCTCAATTACCAGTTACCAATGTTTATGCCGAGTACATGCATTTTGCTGATCTAACGGCTGAGCTTTCAGAGGCTGAGTTAACTAAGCTAAACAGCCTGTTAAAGTATGGACCGACTATTACGGAGCACACGCCAGAGGGCAAACTGATCTTGGTAACACCAAGGATCGGAACTATCTCTCCTTGGGCTTCTAAAGCGACAGATATTGCAAACAACTGTGGTCTTACGCAAGTACACCGTGTTGAGCGTGGTATTGCTTATTATGTTGAGGGTGAACTTACACAGGCTCAGTTCGAAGAAGTTGCACAGTTACTTCATGACCGCATGACCGAATCTGTTCATGCAGAGCTTGATGATGCAGCTAAATTATTCCGCACGGAAACGCCTCGCCCAATGTCTTCAGTGGATATTCTTGGCGGCGGCCGTGAAGCACTCGCGGTTGCGAACGTTGAGCAAGGCTTTGCACTTGCCGATGATGAAATTGACTACTTAGTAGAAAGCTTTGAAAAGCTTGGCCGTAACCCTAATGACATCGAACTGTTCATGTTCGCTCAAGCAAACTCTGAACACTGTCGTCACAAAATTTTCAACGCTGATTGGACTATCGATGGTGTAGAGCAGCCTAAGTCGCTGTTTAAAATGATTAAAAACACCTACGAAACCAATAGCGACAACGTACTGTCGGCGTATAAAGATAACGCAGCGGTAATGGTTGGCTCTAAAGCTGGTCGTTTCTTTCCAAATACAGACGGCGAATATGCTTACCACGAGGAAGATATCCACATTCTGATGAAAGTGGAAACACACAACCACCCAACGGCTATTGCACCATTTTCTGGCGCATCAACAGGTTCTGGTGGTGAGATCCGCGATGAAGGTGCAACCGGTCGTGGTTCTAAGCCAAAAGCAGGTTTAGTTGGCTTCACGGTTTCTAACCTTCGTATTCCGGGTTTCGAGCAACCTTGGGAAACTAACTTTGGTAAACCAGGACGCATTGTTAATGCATTAGACATCATGCTTGATGGCCCACTTGGTGGCGCTGCATTTAACAACGAATTTGGTCGTCCAAACCTATTGGGTTACTTCCGTACTTACGAAGAAAAAGTAGAAAGCCACAATGGCGCGGAAGTACGTGGTTATCACAAGCCAATCATGATCGCTGGTGGTTTAGGTAACATCCGTGAAGATCACGTGCAAAAAGGCTCAATCCCTGTAGGTGCTAAGCTAATCGCACTTGGTGGTCCTGCAATGAACATTGGTCTTGGCGGCGGGGCTGCTTCATCAATGGCATCTGGCCAATCAAACGAAGATTTAGACTTTGCTTCTGTTCAGCGTGAAAACCCTGAGATGGAACGCCGTTGTCAGGAAGTGATCGACAAATGTTGGCAGCTTGGTGATGATAACCCAATTGCGTTTATTCACGATGTGGGCGCGGGTGGTTTATCAAATGCATTTCCTGAGCTTGTCGACGACGGCGGCCGTGGTGGTAAGTTCCAGTTGCGTAACATCCCGAACGATGAACCTGGCATGGCACCACACGAAATCTGGTGTAACGAGTCGCAAGAGCGTTATGTATTGGCGGTTGCAGCTGAAGACTTTGCTCGCTTTGAAGCAATTTGTAAGCGTGAGCGCGCACAATATGCGGTAATTGGTGAAGCGACAGAAGAGCGTCATCTAACAGTAGCGGATAGCCACTTTGATAATAATCCTGTGGACCTGCCACTAGACGTATTACTTGGCAAGCCACCTAAAATGCATCGTGACGTTGAGTCAAAGCGTGTAGTGGGTACAGCATTAGATACAGCTGGTATTGAGCTTGAAGATGCAGCTAAGCGTTTACTTCGCCTACCAACGATTGCTGAGAAAACATTCCTTATCACGATTGGTGACAGAACCGTAACGGGTTTGGTTGCACGTGACCAAATGGTTGGCCCTTGGCAGGTACCAGTCGCTAACTGTGCGGTAACGGCGGCAACTTACGATACTTACCACGGTGAAGCGATGTCGATGGGTGAGCGCACCCCTGCGGCACTACTTAACTATGGTGCATCGGCTCGTCTAGCGGTGGCTGAAGCGTTAACCAATATCGCTGGTGCTAATATCGGTAGCCTAAACAACATTAAGCTTTCGGCAAACTGGATGGCGGCTGCGGGTCACCCAGGCGAAGATGCGGGTCTTTACGAAGCGGTTAAAGCGGTTGGTGAAGAATTATGTCCTGCATTAGGCCTTACAATCCCAGTTGGTAAAGACTCAATGTCGATGAAGACTCAGTGGGATGAGAATGGCGAAGAAAAGTCTGTGACTGCGCCATTATCACTTATCATCACTGCATTTGGTCGTGTTGAGGATATTCGCAAAACAGTAACGCCTGAGCTTCGTACTGATAAGGGTGAAACCAGCCTATTCCTACTTGACTTAGGTGCTGGTCAAAACCGTCTTGGTGCCTCAAGCTTAGCGCAAGTGTACAAGCAACTTGGCGACAAGACACCTGATGTTGACAGCCCAGAGCTGTTAAAAGGCTTCTACAATGCGGTACAAGCATTAGTTGAGTCAGGCAAGCTTATCGCTTACCACGACCGCTCTGACGGTGGTCTATTCACCACTGCTGCGGAAATGGCGTTCGCAGGCCACACGGGTGTGAGCATTGAATTAGATGCGCTGCAAGGTACAGACTTAGAAGTGCTATTCAATGAAGAGCTTGGCGCAGTATTACAAGTTCGCAATGACGACATCGCTGCGGTTGAAGCGGTATTTGCCGAGCACGGTATTGCTGATATTGCACATCGCATCGGTACGCTAAACGGTGAAGACAAGGTTATCTTTACTCGTGGCGGTCAGGCAGTACTTGAAAATACTCGCACAGAGCTTCGCACTATCTGGGCTGAGACAACTTACCAGATGCAAGCACTACGTGATAACCCAGATTGCGCGAAGCAAGAGTTTGACGCTAAGTTCGATGACAAAGATCCGGGCCTTAACGTTAAACTAAGCTTTGATCTAAACGAAGATATCGCAGCGCCTTACATTGCAAAAGGGGTGAAGCCTCAAGTTGCCATCTTGCGTGAGCAAGGCGTTAACTCACATATCGAAATGGCGGCAGCATTTAACCGTGCTGGCTTTGCGGCAATCGACGTACACATGAGCGATATCCTTGAAGGTCGCTTAACGCTAGAGCAATTCAAAGGCCTAGTGGCATGTGGTGGCTTCTCATACGGTGACGTTTTAGGTGCTGGTGAAGGCTGGGCTAAATCAATCCTATTCCATGACTCAGCACGCGAGCAATTCCAAGGCTTTTTCCAACGCCAAGATACCTTCAGCTTAGGTGTATGTAATGGTTGTCAGATGCTTTCTACATTGAAAGAGCTGATCCCTGGCACGGAAAACTGGCCACGTTTTGTCACCAACAAGTCAGAGCGTTTTGAAGCGCGTTTCAGCTTAGTTGAAGTACAGCAAAGCCCGTCAATCTTCTTTGATGGCATGGCTGGCTCTCGTATGCCAATCGCGGTATCACATGGTGAAGGCCATGCTGAGTTTGCAAGCGAAGCGGCGGTACAAACGGCACTGAATTCTGGTTCAGTTGCTGTGAAGTTTGTTGATAACTACGGTAATCCAACCACTCAGTACCCAGCTAACCCGAATGGCTCTCCTGCTGGTATTACGGGCATGACGTCAACAGACGGTCGTGCAACGGTGATGATGCCGCACCCTGAGCGTGTATTCAGAGCTGTAGCAAACTCTTGGCACCCAGATGAGTGGCAAGAAGATAGCCCTTGGATGCGTATGTTCCGCAATGCGCGCAAGCTAGTAGGCTAA
- the mltF gene encoding membrane-bound lytic murein transglycosylase MltF encodes MFKYVFMCFVAICLVGCDKAPLNQLQHIKQNKVLRVGTLAGPGNYYQGTTGEQGFEYELASEFANELGVELHIVPYFNLDELFARLDAGDLDIVASAVSFHPSRTAQYRFGPTYRMISQKLVYKQGREWPRDFDDIKVPITVLAHSNHVIALEEAKTSHPHLSWEVVSDKGEEELLQAIIDGEIDYTITDSHSLALFRRYHPTVSIAFSVTKDEHVAWMMRNEKDDSLYALLPAFFARVQQNNFLATLEEKYFGHIEEFNYVNTLAFVEAVHSTLPTYLKWFKSYSKQHNIDWRLLAAVSYQESMWDPRAKSPTGVRGIMMLTQPTAKKVGVTNRLNAQQNIEGGAKYLRILFDRMPEEIQQPDSTWLALASYNVGWGHVRDARNITADQGGDPNNWADVKKRLPLLTKKRYYRNTRYGYARGDVAVTYVDNIRRYYDALVWLEDNGALLPDSSKASSQTTPVDNPDKASEVEKQQ; translated from the coding sequence ATGTTTAAATACGTCTTTATGTGCTTTGTTGCCATCTGTTTAGTTGGGTGCGACAAAGCCCCTCTTAATCAGTTGCAACATATAAAACAAAATAAGGTATTACGTGTTGGCACGCTCGCGGGTCCGGGAAACTACTACCAAGGCACCACTGGAGAACAAGGGTTTGAGTATGAACTGGCCAGTGAATTTGCCAATGAGCTTGGCGTTGAATTACACATCGTTCCTTACTTTAACTTAGATGAGTTATTTGCAAGGCTAGATGCCGGAGACTTAGACATCGTCGCCTCCGCCGTGAGCTTTCATCCATCAAGAACAGCGCAATATCGTTTTGGTCCAACGTATAGAATGATCAGTCAAAAACTCGTGTACAAACAAGGGAGAGAGTGGCCTAGGGACTTTGATGATATTAAAGTGCCAATTACCGTACTTGCGCACAGCAATCATGTTATTGCTCTTGAAGAGGCTAAAACAAGCCATCCTCATTTGAGTTGGGAGGTTGTCTCAGATAAAGGTGAGGAAGAACTGCTTCAGGCCATCATTGATGGAGAGATTGACTACACCATTACAGACTCACATTCACTGGCCCTATTTAGACGCTACCACCCGACGGTCAGTATTGCGTTTTCAGTTACTAAAGATGAACATGTGGCGTGGATGATGCGTAACGAAAAAGACGATTCGTTATATGCGTTGCTGCCTGCATTTTTCGCTCGGGTACAACAAAACAACTTTTTGGCCACGCTCGAAGAGAAGTATTTTGGTCATATCGAAGAGTTTAACTATGTAAACACCTTAGCCTTTGTCGAAGCTGTACATAGTACCTTACCAACCTATCTCAAGTGGTTTAAAAGTTATTCGAAACAGCACAATATCGATTGGCGTTTGCTGGCTGCGGTCAGCTATCAAGAATCGATGTGGGATCCCAGAGCTAAGTCTCCAACTGGGGTTCGTGGCATCATGATGCTAACACAACCTACGGCTAAAAAAGTTGGCGTGACAAACCGCCTCAATGCCCAACAAAATATTGAAGGTGGTGCCAAATATCTACGTATTTTATTTGACCGTATGCCTGAAGAAATACAGCAGCCCGATAGTACCTGGCTTGCCCTTGCTTCTTACAATGTGGGCTGGGGACATGTACGAGATGCGCGTAACATTACTGCAGATCAAGGAGGCGATCCGAATAACTGGGCAGACGTTAAAAAACGACTACCACTACTTACTAAAAAGCGCTACTATCGAAATACAAGATATGGATATGCTCGTGGTGATGTCGCGGTAACGTATGTAGATAATATTCGCCGCTATTATGATGCACTAGTGTGGTTGGAAGACAACGGTGCACTCCTACCTGACAGCAGTAAAGCCTCTTCGCAAACGACTCCGGTTGATAATCCAGACAAAGCCAGTGAAGTCGAGAAGCAACAGTAA
- the tadA gene encoding tRNA adenosine(34) deaminase TadA: MSEVKDDQYWMKVALAFADKAEAENEIPVGAVVVKDGEMIAAGWNRSITCHDPSAHAEMMAIREAGKVVENYRLIDCTLYVTLEPCPMCAGLLVHSRLSRVVFGASDAKTGAAGSIMNLLQHEKLNHQLEVTSGVLGEACGEKLSAFFKRRRQEIKAAKKLKNGST, from the coding sequence ATGTCAGAAGTAAAAGATGATCAATATTGGATGAAAGTGGCGCTAGCCTTTGCTGACAAAGCTGAAGCCGAAAACGAAATTCCTGTCGGTGCTGTTGTAGTGAAAGATGGTGAAATGATAGCTGCGGGTTGGAACCGTTCAATTACCTGTCATGATCCTTCGGCTCACGCTGAAATGATGGCTATTAGAGAAGCTGGCAAAGTCGTTGAAAATTATCGGCTGATTGATTGCACTTTATATGTGACGCTTGAGCCATGTCCAATGTGTGCCGGTTTACTGGTCCATAGCCGCTTGAGCCGAGTGGTGTTTGGTGCCTCTGATGCAAAAACGGGCGCGGCTGGTTCGATAATGAATTTGCTACAGCATGAAAAGCTCAATCACCAACTAGAAGTTACATCGGGCGTACTGGGTGAGGCATGTGGCGAAAAGCTGTCTGCATTTTTTAAGCGCAGACGGCAAGAGATTAAAGCAGCAAAAAAGTTGAAAAACGGTAGTACTTAG